A region of Paenibacillus thiaminolyticus DNA encodes the following proteins:
- a CDS encoding diphthine--ammonia ligase, with protein sequence MTETPDWKNGARGHQFVASFSGGKDSTLALYKSMQVGEAVGLIVMLEEEGQRSRSHGMPPELVQAQAESIGLPVYTAATSWADYEKNFMILLAKAKSEGAEVLVTGDLDVPAHGCWHDRVTRIAGLQLGMPLWEMDHLEAVRQFIDLGFVTMLVTVNLSLGMREDDLGRVLTHEYVGELLARGIDPCGEGGEFHTTVIDGPIFRQPIPVRKGEMARSGEYAFLPLELDKP encoded by the coding sequence ATGACAGAAACACCAGATTGGAAAAACGGAGCTCGCGGGCATCAATTTGTCGCTTCCTTCAGCGGCGGCAAGGACAGTACGTTAGCACTATATAAATCGATGCAGGTTGGTGAAGCCGTCGGCCTTATCGTCATGCTGGAGGAAGAAGGGCAGCGCTCCCGCTCCCATGGCATGCCGCCCGAGCTGGTCCAAGCCCAAGCGGAATCGATCGGCTTGCCTGTATATACAGCCGCCACGAGTTGGGCGGATTATGAGAAGAACTTTATGATCCTGCTGGCCAAGGCGAAAAGCGAAGGCGCAGAAGTGTTGGTCACCGGCGACCTGGATGTGCCCGCGCATGGCTGCTGGCATGACAGAGTGACGCGAATTGCCGGGTTACAGTTGGGAATGCCCCTCTGGGAAATGGATCATCTGGAAGCGGTCCGGCAGTTCATCGATCTCGGCTTCGTCACGATGCTGGTGACCGTGAATTTGTCGTTAGGCATGCGGGAGGACGACCTGGGCCGAGTGCTGACCCACGAGTATGTAGGGGAGCTTCTCGCCCGCGGCATCGATCCTTGCGGAGAAGGCGGCGAGTTCCATACGACCGTCATCGACGGGCCAATATTCAGACAGCCCATCCCCGTTCGTAAAGGCGAGATGGCAAGAAGCGGAGAATATGCGTTTTTGCCTTTGGAGCTGGACAAGCCTTGA
- a CDS encoding ABC transporter permease: MSFIPFAARNRKEIARDPLSLVFGIGFPVVLILLLSFMKQSIPEMPDIFAIENIAPGMAVFGLTFIALFSGMLIAGDRSSSYLIRLFASPLTGFDYIMGYSYPLLPFAMFQCAVCFATAMIVGLSFNINILVAILALIPVALLFISIGLLLGSVLSSNQMNGAGAILTNGALWLSGTLFPLDMIGGTFKAVCYALPFAHAVDVAKLALSGGYTAMIPHILWVMGYAAVIFIVAVVLFKRKMKG, encoded by the coding sequence ATGAGTTTTATACCGTTTGCAGCCCGTAATCGCAAGGAGATTGCAAGAGACCCGTTAAGCCTGGTTTTCGGCATCGGATTTCCTGTCGTGCTGATTCTGCTTCTGTCCTTCATGAAGCAAAGTATTCCGGAAATGCCCGACATCTTTGCCATTGAAAATATCGCGCCGGGTATGGCGGTTTTTGGTTTAACGTTTATTGCTTTGTTTTCCGGAATGCTCATTGCAGGCGACAGAAGCAGCTCTTATTTGATTCGATTGTTCGCTTCCCCTTTAACCGGATTCGACTATATTATGGGATATTCATATCCGCTGTTACCGTTTGCCATGTTCCAATGCGCCGTCTGCTTCGCTACCGCCATGATTGTAGGCTTATCCTTCAACATCAATATTCTAGTCGCTATCCTGGCGCTTATTCCCGTGGCCTTGCTCTTTATCAGCATTGGCTTGCTGCTGGGAAGCGTTCTGTCGAGCAACCAGATGAATGGCGCAGGCGCCATACTCACCAATGGAGCGCTCTGGCTCAGCGGGACCTTATTTCCTCTGGATATGATAGGCGGCACATTTAAAGCGGTATGTTATGCCCTTCCGTTTGCTCATGCCGTCGACGTGGCGAAGTTAGCGTTGAGCGGGGGTTATACGGCCATGATTCCTCACATTCTGTGGGTCATGGGGTATGCTGCCGTTATTTTTATCGTTGCGGTGGTTCTTTTCAAGAGAAAAATGAAAGGCTGA
- a CDS encoding ABC transporter ATP-binding protein, producing the protein MNGIEITCLTKKFKERTAVDSLNLTIRQGEFFALLGTNGAGKTTTIKMLSCLLEPTSGDALMMGNSLVTNSNAVKQIINVSPQETAVASKLSIKENLEVIARIYGDNAREAAKKTDAMLAAFRLTDRAKDKAKSLSGGMQRKLSIAMALITNPQILFLDEPTLGLDVHARRDLWNTIRELKGKITIILTTHYLEEAEALADRIGIMTQGKMRIVGTAREIMSVTGTATFEDAFLKFADEEAMR; encoded by the coding sequence ATGAACGGAATCGAAATAACCTGCCTGACGAAAAAGTTTAAAGAACGGACAGCAGTTGATTCGCTGAATCTGACAATCCGACAAGGTGAATTTTTTGCGCTGCTTGGGACCAACGGCGCCGGGAAAACGACAACGATCAAAATGTTATCCTGTCTGCTCGAGCCTACAAGCGGAGATGCCCTGATGATGGGGAACAGTCTGGTCACCAATTCGAATGCCGTCAAACAAATTATCAATGTGTCTCCGCAGGAAACGGCGGTGGCCTCCAAATTATCGATAAAAGAAAATCTGGAGGTCATCGCCAGAATTTATGGGGATAACGCGCGGGAAGCAGCGAAAAAAACGGATGCAATGCTTGCGGCTTTTCGCTTAACCGATCGGGCCAAGGACAAGGCGAAGTCCTTATCAGGCGGAATGCAGCGCAAGTTGAGCATTGCGATGGCGCTCATTACGAATCCGCAGATTTTGTTCCTTGACGAGCCTACACTTGGACTGGATGTTCATGCCAGGAGAGATTTGTGGAACACCATCCGTGAATTGAAAGGCAAAATCACCATTATTTTGACCACCCATTACCTGGAAGAGGCGGAAGCCCTAGCCGACAGAATCGGGATCATGACGCAAGGAAAAATGCGGATTGTCGGTACGGCCAGGGAAATTATGAGCGTAACGGGAACAGCAACATTTGAAGATGCTTTTCTCAAGTTTGCGGATGAGGAGGCCATGAGATGA